In Prosthecomicrobium sp. N25, one DNA window encodes the following:
- a CDS encoding SurA N-terminal domain-containing protein codes for MPIRRPAILAATAVLALLAVAGPGTRPASAQTAIKVVVNGEPITSNEINQRARFLRLVAKELSGPALQKQAMEELIDEKLKAAEAKRVKVTITEAQVDAAFAGIAERVKLAPSQLGQALAQQGIDARTLRARLRGQLTWQQLVLNRFSKSVTITDSQIIAALEKKGANRADLVKPTKTDEFLISQITFVVAKSTPGGAAARLKEAEAFRARLNGCDGLNELARSYKEVVIKNVGRRTAEELPEGFRKPLTETPVGKATKPQAGGAGVELLAVCEKREVQTDIQDRGKVENDLREQEGQLLARQYISELRRIAVIDYK; via the coding sequence ATGCCCATCCGTCGACCCGCGATCCTCGCCGCAACCGCGGTCCTGGCGCTCCTCGCGGTAGCCGGGCCGGGAACCCGTCCGGCGAGCGCGCAGACGGCGATCAAGGTCGTCGTCAACGGCGAGCCGATCACCTCCAACGAGATCAACCAGCGCGCCCGCTTCCTCCGGCTCGTCGCCAAGGAACTCTCCGGCCCGGCCCTGCAGAAGCAGGCCATGGAGGAGCTGATCGACGAGAAGCTGAAGGCCGCCGAGGCGAAGCGCGTCAAGGTCACGATCACGGAAGCGCAGGTCGACGCCGCCTTCGCGGGGATCGCTGAGCGGGTGAAGCTGGCGCCTTCCCAGCTCGGCCAGGCCCTCGCCCAGCAGGGGATCGACGCCCGCACGCTGAGGGCGCGCCTGCGAGGACAGCTCACCTGGCAGCAGCTCGTGCTGAACCGCTTCTCCAAGTCCGTCACCATCACGGACAGCCAGATCATCGCCGCCCTCGAGAAGAAGGGCGCGAACCGCGCCGACCTGGTGAAGCCCACCAAGACGGACGAGTTCCTGATCTCCCAGATCACCTTCGTGGTCGCCAAGTCGACCCCGGGCGGCGCGGCGGCGCGGCTCAAGGAGGCCGAGGCCTTCCGGGCGCGGCTCAACGGCTGCGACGGGCTCAACGAGCTGGCGCGCTCCTACAAGGAGGTCGTCATCAAGAACGTCGGGCGGCGCACCGCCGAGGAACTGCCGGAGGGCTTCCGCAAGCCGCTCACGGAAACGCCCGTGGGCAAGGCGACCAAGCCGCAGGCGGGGGGCGCGGGGGTCGAACTGCTGGCCGTCTGCGAGAAGCGCGAGGTACAGACCGACATCCAGGACCGCGGCAAGGTCGAGAACGACCTGCGCGAGCAGGAGGGCCAGCTCCTGGCGCGCCAGTATATCAGCGAGCTGCGCCGCATCGCGGTGATCGACTACAAATGA